The Christiangramia flava JLT2011 region GTAGTACCCCCAGTGCCAGCAACGGATATTTATATTTGGAGTGCAGGTTTTTCATGGTTTTTCTATACTGATCCTGGTGGAATCCTGCATCTGGTAAGCCCCCTGGATAATCACACGGTCGTTGGCCTGCAGGCCGTTAGACTCGATGACCACCAAGCTGTCACTTTCCATCCCGGGTTTAACATCCTGCCTGATGGCGAGGCTATCCTGAACTTTCATAACCCAGAATCGCGTCAGCAACTCGTTGGTTTGGATCGCTTTTTTGGGCACACTCAGCACATTAGTCACCGAGCTGATCACGAATTCCACCTGTACATTTAAATTTTCAGGTAATTCAGCATATGGTAACCGAATCAGGTACTGCTGCGCCTGGCCAATGCTGTCGGTACTTTGAAGCTTTCGGCTGATCCGGGCTTTGATTTGCCGGTTTTCGCTTAGCAGCACCCGGCAGGAATCGCCCGGCTGTATGCGATTGATGAATTCAAAAGGGACGCTTACTTTTACCACCAAGGTATTGGGTTGAGAAATCGATGCCAGCACATCACCTTCCGCGACATAATCGTTCACATTAACGGCCAGACTGGAAATGACGCCGTTAGTGTTGCTGGTAACCACAATAGGTTTGGCAAATTTCGCCAGGGAAGAATCGATTTTTGCGGCCTGCCCCAATGCGTCCTGTTCCTTCGTTCGCAGGCTGGCAAAAGCCTGACCTTTTTGAATGGGATCCCCAATTTCAAAGGGCATCCACGAAATATAGCCGGTCACCCTGGATCTTACCTGTTCTCGTTGCTGGAAACTGGTGACGCCGTTGAAAATGATTTTTTCCTGAAGGTCTTTTCGCTGTACCACGGCGGTT contains the following coding sequences:
- a CDS encoding efflux RND transporter periplasmic adaptor subunit, coding for MKKILAFSIFLIFLAVSCKKSAETSAENIAPIRVKTAVVQRKDLQEKIIFNGVTSFQQREQVRSRVTGYISWMPFEIGDPIQKGQAFASLRTKEQDALGQAAKIDSSLAKFAKPIVVTSNTNGVISSLAVNVNDYVAEGDVLASISQPNTLVVKVSVPFEFINRIQPGDSCRVLLSENRQIKARISRKLQSTDSIGQAQQYLIRLPYAELPENLNVQVEFVISSVTNVLSVPKKAIQTNELLTRFWVMKVQDSLAIRQDVKPGMESDSLVVIESNGLQANDRVIIQGAYQMQDSTRISIEKP